From Sporosarcina sp. Te-1, the proteins below share one genomic window:
- a CDS encoding DUF2179 domain-containing protein, whose product MISMIVTIIAINLVYVSLFTLRVLFTFKGLRIIASAVSMVEVFVYLMGLTLVLDNLDNPINIAAYCFGWGLGVYVGSKIEKKLALGYTVFEVVVNDTDMAICRLLREKNYGVTSWLADGRDGKRLVMKVLAKRKDEQKLRNTILEIEPKAFIISYEPTTFNGGFLVKHLR is encoded by the coding sequence ATGATATCCATGATTGTAACCATCATTGCGATTAATCTGGTCTATGTATCATTATTTACGCTGCGTGTCCTCTTCACCTTTAAAGGACTGCGGATCATCGCATCTGCTGTTTCCATGGTAGAGGTATTTGTCTACTTGATGGGGCTGACTCTCGTCCTCGACAACCTCGATAACCCCATTAACATTGCTGCCTATTGTTTCGGTTGGGGGCTTGGTGTCTACGTAGGAAGTAAGATCGAGAAGAAGCTGGCGCTAGGCTATACGGTTTTCGAAGTGGTTGTCAACGACACCGATATGGCGATTTGCCGGCTATTACGAGAAAAGAATTATGGCGTGACGTCTTGGCTCGCAGATGGCAGGGATGGCAAACGACTCGTCATGAAAGTGCTGGCCAAACGAAAGGATGAACAGAAACTGCGAAACACGATTTTGGAAATTGAACCAAAGGCGTTCATCATCTCCTATGAACCGACCACGTTCAACGGCGGCTTTCTCGTCAAGCATTTGCGTTAA
- a CDS encoding response regulator transcription factor, which produces MENHRIFIVEDDKKIAGLLAETLRKYQYDVAIVEDFDNIVEECGTFEPHLILLDINLPSYDGYYWCRQLRQHTTCPIIFISARSGDMDQVFALENGGDDFITKPFHYEIVLAKIRSHLRRSFGEYAPNQSERTVKQGLLTLFVERMELHLRDLVIPLQKKECVILELLLDASPKVVSRETLLEELWDDQSFVDENTLNVNMTRVRKKLGDYGVKSTVETVRGSGYRLLIAPEEA; this is translated from the coding sequence ATGGAAAATCACCGTATTTTCATCGTGGAAGATGATAAAAAAATTGCGGGGCTGCTCGCTGAGACACTCCGGAAATATCAATATGACGTAGCAATCGTCGAGGATTTTGATAACATTGTTGAGGAGTGCGGAACGTTTGAACCGCATCTCATTTTATTGGATATTAATTTGCCATCGTATGATGGATATTACTGGTGCCGCCAATTACGACAGCACACAACATGCCCGATCATTTTCATTTCGGCAAGGTCCGGGGATATGGACCAAGTATTTGCGCTGGAGAATGGCGGCGATGATTTTATTACGAAACCATTCCATTACGAGATTGTATTGGCCAAGATCAGGAGCCATCTGCGCAGGTCGTTTGGGGAATATGCGCCAAATCAATCGGAACGCACTGTGAAACAGGGTCTGCTCACATTGTTCGTGGAACGGATGGAATTGCATTTGCGCGATTTGGTCATTCCTTTGCAGAAGAAGGAATGTGTCATACTCGAATTGCTGCTGGATGCGTCGCCGAAAGTCGTGTCACGTGAAACATTGCTGGAGGAGTTGTGGGATGACCAGTCTTTCGTTGACGAGAACACGCTGAATGTCAACATGACCCGGGTGCGAAAAAAGCTGGGGGACTATGGCGTGAAATCCACAGTTGAAACGGTGCGCGGCTCGGGGTATCGGCTGCTGATTGCACCGGAGGAAGCATGA
- a CDS encoding ATPase, with amino-acid sequence MPLTTGPIENMGNQPANATTVRVKILNRTGGPLTGVVRVFRLNGTRQLINSSNFNVGANASGFVTLSLIGGAHQYETEIVPNQAGGIYTAYGRTASGVIITAQRVLNSELTPVL; translated from the coding sequence ATGCCATTGACAACTGGACCTATCGAGAACATGGGGAACCAACCGGCTAATGCCACTACGGTACGAGTGAAAATCTTGAACCGCACCGGAGGACCTTTGACCGGCGTTGTCCGAGTGTTCAGGCTGAATGGGACAAGACAGCTAATTAACTCCTCTAACTTTAATGTGGGCGCTAATGCTTCTGGATTTGTTACATTAAGTCTGATCGGCGGTGCGCATCAATATGAAACGGAAATCGTTCCGAACCAAGCTGGCGGAATTTATACAGCATATGGCCGGACCGCTTCCGGCGTCATTATTACAGCACAACGTGTGTTGAATTCAGAATTGACGCCAGTCCTTTAA
- the yhfH gene encoding protein YhfH codes for MLENIVEFFKNLPAKQCEKCGKDIDEQHECYSNKCDECNVL; via the coding sequence ATGCTTGAAAATATTGTGGAGTTTTTTAAAAATCTCCCGGCTAAACAATGTGAGAAATGCGGCAAGGACATCGACGAGCAACACGAGTGCTACAGCAATAAATGCGATGAGTGCAATGTGTTGTAA
- the yhfH gene encoding protein YhfH gives MLENVVEFFKNLPPKTCMACGEEIEEQHECYSNTCEECNDLQ, from the coding sequence ATGCTTGAAAACGTTGTGGAATTTTTCAAAAACCTGCCGCCTAAAACTTGTATGGCTTGCGGGGAAGAGATCGAGGAGCAACATGAATGCTACAGCAATACATGCGAAGAGTGCAACGACTTACAATGA
- a CDS encoding FtsX-like permease family protein has protein sequence MNFRQFAYRNVIRNRRIYAAFFMASVFSVMVFFLYSMLLFHPSIENRFLQEIALVGMGAAELILFIFTLFFLFYSMRAFLQARSKEFGILLHLGMEKRQLHRLIFIETLIIGVGAILAGTFLGYMFSKFFFMVVKEIVLLPALPLYLSWKPFALTVGAFLSLFIIISLSAPVFIRTGRVDELIRGEMADLGSHGFSTKKAIFGLALLGTSYWMAASTSNSIVIGLIFLLPPLATIGTYYFFTDSLPFLLHLFRRRKRFYWRHFWLLSVSEGVVRLKENARMFFIVTIVSTLAFMSVGILASLTSFASQYREMNPLGLVYHSLPGNQMEQRHVAELIEELKDKKLDYTLVRIPIIEQTSSFTENRVSILKLSNVNLLAQSFGYSKIELSKGYAMFLPPSVSSYDFLKKRTVETTLKETDISIEIEGAYPFHLFPSNAIGTNAIILNDSDFEKIIMQDIDPVSVYYAFNVSDWQNTKDIGLQINRSISESFITGTIHHLPYKFDNPGANYAIIRTTFSLLLFVGLLLAGVFFLAAGSFIYFRLYTSLERDRKQFDVLRRMGITDKEFKRIVNRQLIPQFFFPWGVAFVHSSFAFLSLQVIWDALAEISIVKELLLVLGGFTLMQVIYFYLIRWRYLAHIKASA, from the coding sequence ATGAATTTCCGCCAATTCGCATATCGCAATGTCATCCGAAACCGACGGATTTATGCCGCTTTTTTCATGGCCAGTGTTTTTTCGGTCATGGTCTTCTTCCTCTATTCAATGCTATTGTTCCACCCATCTATTGAAAACCGTTTTTTGCAGGAGATTGCCCTTGTCGGCATGGGAGCGGCCGAACTGATTCTGTTTATCTTCACGCTCTTTTTCCTGTTCTATTCCATGCGGGCGTTCTTGCAGGCGCGATCGAAAGAGTTTGGCATCCTGTTGCATCTTGGAATGGAAAAGAGGCAGTTGCACCGGCTCATCTTTATCGAAACCTTGATCATCGGAGTCGGTGCCATTTTGGCAGGAACGTTCTTAGGCTATATGTTCTCCAAGTTCTTCTTCATGGTCGTAAAGGAGATCGTCCTGTTGCCTGCCTTGCCGCTTTATCTGTCCTGGAAGCCATTCGCGTTGACGGTCGGGGCATTTTTAAGCCTGTTCATCATCATTTCGTTGTCCGCTCCGGTTTTTATCCGTACGGGAAGGGTAGACGAATTGATCAGGGGAGAAATGGCGGATTTGGGCTCACATGGCTTTTCTACAAAAAAGGCGATTTTCGGGTTGGCTTTGCTCGGTACTTCCTATTGGATGGCAGCATCGACATCTAACTCGATCGTCATCGGTTTGATTTTTCTCCTGCCGCCGCTTGCCACGATCGGAACGTATTACTTCTTTACGGATTCGTTGCCGTTCCTTCTGCATCTGTTCAGACGGCGTAAAAGATTCTATTGGCGGCATTTTTGGCTGCTCTCGGTTTCCGAAGGGGTTGTCAGGCTGAAGGAAAACGCCCGGATGTTCTTCATTGTAACCATCGTCTCGACGCTTGCTTTCATGTCCGTGGGGATTTTAGCTTCGCTGACATCCTTTGCGTCTCAGTACCGGGAAATGAACCCGCTCGGCCTTGTTTACCACAGTCTGCCGGGGAATCAGATGGAACAGCGACATGTTGCTGAACTCATTGAGGAGCTGAAGGACAAGAAACTGGATTATACCTTGGTACGGATTCCAATCATCGAGCAAACCTCTTCCTTCACAGAGAATCGGGTATCCATCCTGAAATTATCCAATGTCAATTTGCTTGCACAGTCGTTCGGCTATAGCAAGATTGAATTGTCCAAGGGGTACGCGATGTTCTTGCCTCCGTCCGTCTCATCGTATGACTTTTTGAAAAAGCGGACGGTCGAGACAACGTTGAAGGAAACCGATATTTCCATTGAAATCGAAGGAGCCTACCCGTTCCACTTGTTTCCGTCTAACGCCATCGGGACAAATGCCATCATTTTGAACGATAGTGATTTTGAGAAAATTATCATGCAGGATATCGACCCGGTTTCGGTTTATTATGCGTTCAATGTTTCTGACTGGCAAAACACGAAAGATATCGGGCTGCAAATCAATCGATCTATTTCTGAATCATTCATTACGGGAACCATCCATCATCTTCCGTATAAATTCGACAACCCTGGAGCGAATTATGCCATCATCCGCACGACGTTCTCGTTGCTGTTATTTGTCGGTCTGCTGCTGGCGGGCGTCTTTTTTCTGGCGGCAGGAAGCTTCATCTATTTCAGGCTGTATACCTCGTTGGAACGAGATCGGAAACAGTTTGACGTATTGCGGCGCATGGGGATAACGGATAAGGAATTCAAACGGATTGTCAACCGGCAATTGATCCCGCAGTTCTTCTTCCCGTGGGGCGTTGCCTTCGTCCACAGTTCGTTCGCGTTCCTGTCCTTGCAAGTGATCTGGGATGCGTTAGCAGAAATTTCAATTGTGAAAGAATTGCTGCTCGTGCTTGGGGGCTTTACACTCATGCAAGTCATCTATTTTTACTTGATTCGTTGGCGCTACTTGGCGCATATAAAAGCATCGGCATAA
- a CDS encoding sensor histidine kinase — MRQLSLFLREHMPLLVFQLLLVLFILLLYYLDGFRGLNTAIYSIIMSFLLTAGYLGGKYVMRRSFYASITRKPEKMEDALMRYVASPEQRQTIRYMRNLYSLYQNEVQSLYASQHRQIHFMNQWVHQMKTPISVIGLLLQEEGVLDKRSVTEEIDKIRLGLDAVLMNARLETFEEDMRIEQVELKSLVQKVVNEHKRLFITNGVFPVIRIDERFTIATDSKWMHTIISQFITNAVKYTFEEGKKIHFDAEAGEAGIQLSIRDEGIGIPASDLKRVTKAFFTGENGRLTGESTGMGLYIASEVCGKLGHPLTIESEPGVGTTVSILFKNGEAGDVDDGTEDRGTDGSDENL; from the coding sequence ATGAGACAATTATCGTTATTTCTTCGGGAGCATATGCCGCTTCTCGTATTTCAGCTGCTGCTCGTGCTGTTCATTTTGCTGCTCTATTACTTGGATGGGTTTCGTGGACTCAATACAGCTATATACTCAATCATTATGAGTTTTTTGCTCACGGCTGGGTATTTAGGCGGCAAGTATGTGATGCGGCGGTCTTTTTATGCATCCATCACCCGGAAACCGGAAAAGATGGAGGACGCCCTGATGCGCTATGTGGCATCCCCTGAGCAACGGCAGACCATCCGGTATATGCGCAATTTATACAGCCTGTATCAGAATGAGGTCCAATCTTTGTACGCCTCCCAGCATCGCCAAATTCACTTTATGAATCAATGGGTCCATCAAATGAAAACACCGATTTCGGTTATCGGGCTCTTGCTTCAGGAAGAGGGAGTATTGGATAAACGAAGCGTGACGGAGGAAATCGATAAGATCCGCCTCGGGTTGGACGCTGTGTTAATGAATGCCCGGCTGGAGACGTTCGAAGAAGATATGCGGATTGAACAGGTAGAGTTAAAATCGCTTGTTCAAAAGGTTGTCAATGAACATAAGCGGCTCTTCATCACCAACGGCGTGTTTCCGGTTATTCGCATTGATGAAAGGTTCACGATCGCAACGGACTCGAAGTGGATGCATACAATTATTTCCCAATTCATTACGAATGCCGTCAAATATACGTTTGAGGAAGGGAAGAAAATTCATTTTGATGCAGAAGCTGGCGAAGCCGGCATTCAATTGAGTATCCGGGATGAAGGGATCGGCATTCCCGCATCCGATTTAAAACGGGTGACGAAAGCCTTCTTTACTGGTGAAAATGGCAGATTAACAGGTGAGTCGACCGGAATGGGGCTCTACATTGCATCGGAAGTGTGCGGGAAATTGGGCCATCCGCTGACAATCGAATCGGAACCTGGAGTGGGGACGACGGTCAGCATCCTGTTTAAAAATGGAGAGGCAGGTGACGTGGATGACGGGACAGAGGATCGTGGAACTGACGGAAGTGACGAAAATCTATGA
- a CDS encoding lipoate--protein ligase has protein sequence MYFIDNKGITDPRINLAIEEYALKTMDIDKDSYLLFYINEPSIIIGRNQNTVEEINTEYVDANGIHVVRRLSGGGAVYHDLGNLNYSFITKDDGESFRNFKKFTEPVIKALAEMGVKAELLGRNDILVEGRKVSGNAQFATQGRLYSHGTLMFDTEIERVVSALKVKKDKIESKGIKSIRSRVANISEFIEESMIIEQFRQRILNSIFNGEENIQYVELTEEDWDNIRQLSAERYGNWDWNYGKSPKCNMQHSHRFPVGGIDVRLQVNKGKIDEVHIYGDFFGVGEVAVIEESLKDVQYDRESITKALDSLDIPTILGGITKEEFVNLIY, from the coding sequence ATGTATTTCATTGATAATAAAGGAATTACCGATCCACGGATCAACTTGGCGATAGAAGAGTACGCCTTAAAGACAATGGACATAGACAAGGACTCGTATTTGCTGTTCTATATTAACGAGCCGTCCATCATTATCGGCCGCAATCAAAACACTGTTGAAGAGATTAATACGGAATATGTCGATGCAAACGGTATCCACGTTGTCCGTCGATTGTCTGGAGGCGGTGCGGTCTATCACGATTTAGGGAACTTGAACTATAGTTTCATTACAAAAGATGATGGGGAGTCTTTCCGCAATTTCAAGAAGTTCACGGAGCCTGTTATCAAAGCCTTAGCTGAAATGGGAGTGAAAGCAGAACTGCTTGGCCGGAATGATATTCTAGTGGAAGGGCGAAAAGTGTCCGGAAACGCGCAATTTGCTACACAAGGCCGTTTGTACAGCCACGGAACACTTATGTTTGATACGGAAATCGAACGAGTGGTGTCCGCTTTGAAAGTGAAGAAGGACAAGATCGAATCAAAAGGCATCAAGTCGATCCGCAGCCGGGTCGCTAATATTTCGGAGTTCATTGAAGAGTCGATGATAATTGAACAATTCCGTCAACGCATTCTAAACTCCATTTTTAATGGAGAAGAGAACATCCAATACGTGGAATTAACTGAAGAGGACTGGGACAACATCCGCCAGCTGTCTGCGGAACGATATGGCAACTGGGACTGGAATTACGGTAAATCACCGAAATGCAATATGCAGCATTCCCATCGATTCCCGGTTGGCGGAATCGACGTCCGTCTGCAAGTGAATAAAGGAAAAATCGACGAGGTCCATATTTACGGAGATTTCTTCGGCGTTGGTGAAGTGGCAGTGATCGAGGAGAGCTTGAAAGATGTCCAATACGATCGCGAGTCCATCACCAAAGCCTTGGATTCTCTTGATATCCCGACCATCCTCGGTGGCATAACGAAAGAGGAATTCGTCAATCTGATCTACTAA
- a CDS encoding Xaa-Pro peptidase family protein: MALKSRIHQFRSYLDAQHIDVALIWDPDNQFYLTGFRAISYSRPIVTLLDANEIQLIIPALEEAHAAAKAIVDRTYVYYEQFAFREKPLTYEEHLMTILQSSPATCTIGIELAILPASVSLLLREMGFHIFDVGKKLTQMRSIKDREEIELLKIAGSLSDLAIGESLRHAQIGVSELEFDSYGDRLLLEIASRDYPDELIGYADWTCSGIQRSEMPHLYSSTRKFKDGDIVVHSRQVWFNQYRAENERTFLIGNATDEQKDLLKLMIDAQQAGMEMIRPGISAKEVDIATFRIFDQAGYGEYVQHRTGHGLGLSEHEEPYLRFDNELILQEGMVYTIEPGVYIPGVGGFRHSDTVIITENGSFSITAYPRDLKSMQF, translated from the coding sequence ATGGCGTTAAAAAGTAGAATTCATCAATTCAGAAGTTATCTGGATGCCCAGCATATTGATGTGGCTCTTATCTGGGACCCGGATAATCAATTTTATTTGACCGGTTTCAGGGCTATTTCCTATTCCAGGCCGATTGTTACGTTACTTGATGCAAACGAGATCCAGCTGATTATCCCTGCGCTTGAAGAAGCGCATGCAGCAGCAAAAGCGATTGTCGACCGAACTTACGTTTATTATGAGCAATTCGCCTTTCGTGAAAAGCCATTGACATACGAAGAACACTTGATGACCATTCTGCAGTCCTCCCCTGCCACATGTACGATCGGCATTGAATTGGCAATCTTGCCTGCCTCTGTCTCTCTACTGCTGAGGGAGATGGGATTTCATATTTTCGATGTCGGTAAAAAATTGACGCAAATGCGTTCGATTAAAGATCGCGAGGAGATCGAGCTTTTGAAGATCGCCGGTTCCTTGTCTGATCTGGCCATCGGTGAATCGTTGCGGCATGCACAGATAGGCGTCAGCGAGCTCGAGTTCGATTCGTATGGAGATCGGCTTCTCCTAGAAATCGCCTCACGGGACTATCCGGACGAATTGATCGGTTACGCAGACTGGACATGTTCAGGCATTCAGAGGAGTGAAATGCCGCATTTGTATTCCAGCACACGCAAATTCAAGGACGGGGATATTGTCGTCCACAGCCGGCAAGTATGGTTTAATCAATACCGTGCGGAAAATGAGAGGACGTTTCTCATTGGAAATGCGACGGATGAACAGAAAGACTTACTGAAACTGATGATTGACGCGCAACAGGCAGGCATGGAGATGATCCGTCCGGGAATCTCCGCGAAGGAAGTGGATATCGCTACCTTTCGCATATTCGATCAAGCGGGCTATGGTGAGTATGTCCAGCACAGAACCGGACATGGCCTCGGCCTATCGGAACACGAGGAACCTTATTTGCGATTTGATAATGAATTGATTTTGCAAGAAGGGATGGTCTATACAATCGAACCGGGTGTCTACATACCAGGCGTAGGTGGGTTTAGACATTCCGACACAGTGATCATCACGGAGAACGGGAGCTTTTCAATCACTGCCTATCCGCGTGATCTGAAAAGCATGCAGTTTTAA
- a CDS encoding ABC transporter ATP-binding protein, with the protein MTGQRIVELTEVTKIYESKVMHRALNRLDFEAEEGEFVAIMGPSGSGKTTLLNLISTIDLPTYGKLVVNGIEPEALSPNELALFRRHNFGFVFQDINLLHMLTVEENIVLPLTLDGLPLHEMERRVRKISAQLNLGEILNRRPDELSGGQAQRTAIGRALIHQPKMILADEPTGNLDSKSAKDVLELLSHVNETERTTIIMVTHDPIAASYCDRVLFIKDGEFFNEIYKDERRQTFFQRILNVLSLLGGNVHDLRTL; encoded by the coding sequence ATGACGGGACAGAGGATCGTGGAACTGACGGAAGTGACGAAAATCTATGAAAGCAAAGTGATGCATCGGGCATTGAATCGGCTTGATTTCGAAGCGGAGGAAGGAGAGTTCGTTGCGATCATGGGCCCTTCCGGCAGCGGCAAGACGACGCTGCTCAATCTCATATCGACGATTGATCTGCCGACATACGGCAAGCTAGTCGTCAATGGCATCGAACCGGAAGCGCTCAGTCCAAATGAGCTCGCCTTGTTCCGGCGGCATAATTTCGGATTCGTTTTTCAAGACATCAATTTGCTTCACATGTTAACAGTTGAGGAAAATATCGTCCTGCCGCTCACCTTGGACGGGTTGCCCTTACATGAAATGGAACGGCGGGTCCGTAAAATTTCCGCCCAACTGAATTTAGGAGAGATTCTCAATCGGAGACCGGACGAGCTGTCGGGTGGACAAGCCCAGCGGACGGCGATCGGCCGGGCCCTCATCCATCAACCGAAAATGATTCTGGCTGATGAACCGACAGGAAATCTTGATTCGAAATCGGCAAAAGACGTGCTGGAACTGCTTAGCCACGTGAATGAAACAGAACGGACAACAATTATTATGGTGACACATGATCCAATTGCGGCCAGCTATTGCGACAGGGTCCTGTTTATTAAAGATGGGGAGTTTTTTAATGAAATTTACAAAGACGAGCGGCGTCAAACGTTTTTTCAACGCATCTTGAATGTGTTGTCGCTTCTCGGAGGGAATGTCCATGATCTGCGGACACTGTAA
- a CDS encoding CocE/NonD family hydrolase, producing MVFNVRESNRVIRTEFPKKVKEIKNTWIPMSDGTRLSASIWLPEDADQHPVPAILEYIPYRKDDFTALRDSLRHPYFAGHGYASIRVDLRGSGNSEGILYDEYLKQEQDDALEVLNWISEQPWFTGGVGMIGKSWGGFNGLQVAARRHPALQAVITLCSTDDRYADDVHYKGGAMLASDMLWWASTMLAYNARPADPAVVGDDWRDNWLDRLEKTPPFAEEWVKHQRRDAYWKHGSVCENFDDIDIPVYAVGGWADGYTNAIPRLLEGLKGPRKGLIGPWAHEYPEMAVPGPQIGFLQECLRWWDHWLKGGDTGIMDEPMVRAWIQDSVPPQTDYSFRPGHWVAEEQWPPSVLADTRYYVNGAALLTQAVATDAIQVESVQQHGLHAGVFCPFGQPGDLPGDQRNENSYAVVFNSEPAEAPVEILGHPTFTAELSSDKPNALLAVRLNDVAPDGSSTRVTWGLLNLTHRNSHEFPVALEPGKTYSITVEMNAIGHKLEKGHRWQLAISPTYWPHAWPSPEEATLTIYPSEHTFLSLPVREPKAIDLELKPFQQPETAAVLEKDILREAKRTRVISHDVVSNVWTLDDFSDEGARKLHVNGIEYGSTNRNVYTIEEGDSLSAKVQCDWTLTVGRDDWQTSLETLSIMTADQKNFYLTNQVIAYEGDEEVFNRTWKTEVPRDLV from the coding sequence ATGGTTTTTAACGTTCGTGAATCAAATCGCGTCATCCGTACCGAGTTTCCGAAAAAAGTGAAAGAGATTAAAAACACTTGGATTCCAATGTCAGACGGCACTCGCCTTTCCGCCAGCATCTGGTTGCCGGAGGATGCCGACCAACATCCGGTCCCGGCAATCCTGGAATACATTCCGTACCGAAAGGATGACTTCACGGCCCTCCGTGATTCCCTTCGCCATCCTTACTTTGCCGGACACGGCTACGCGAGTATCCGTGTCGACTTGCGGGGATCCGGCAATTCGGAAGGGATCTTATATGATGAATATTTGAAACAGGAACAAGACGATGCATTAGAAGTGCTCAATTGGATTTCCGAACAGCCTTGGTTTACAGGCGGCGTCGGCATGATCGGCAAATCCTGGGGCGGGTTCAACGGGCTGCAAGTGGCAGCTCGGCGGCATCCGGCATTACAAGCGGTCATCACTCTCTGCTCGACAGATGATCGCTACGCGGACGACGTCCATTACAAAGGAGGAGCGATGCTGGCTTCGGATATGCTTTGGTGGGCATCCACCATGCTTGCCTACAACGCACGCCCTGCCGATCCAGCAGTTGTCGGTGACGATTGGCGTGACAACTGGCTGGATCGGTTGGAAAAGACGCCCCCTTTTGCGGAAGAATGGGTGAAGCACCAACGGCGGGATGCGTACTGGAAGCATGGTTCCGTCTGCGAAAACTTTGATGATATCGACATTCCGGTCTATGCGGTCGGCGGCTGGGCAGATGGCTATACGAATGCCATCCCACGATTATTGGAAGGCTTGAAGGGTCCTCGCAAAGGATTGATCGGTCCTTGGGCACATGAGTATCCCGAAATGGCTGTTCCCGGCCCGCAGATCGGCTTCCTCCAAGAATGTCTCCGTTGGTGGGATCATTGGCTGAAAGGCGGGGACACCGGAATTATGGACGAGCCGATGGTGAGAGCCTGGATTCAAGATAGCGTCCCTCCACAAACTGATTATTCCTTCCGTCCGGGACATTGGGTTGCGGAGGAACAATGGCCGCCGTCAGTGCTTGCCGATACACGTTATTACGTGAACGGTGCTGCTTTACTCACGCAAGCGGTCGCTACGGATGCGATCCAGGTTGAAAGTGTTCAGCAGCATGGCCTGCATGCTGGCGTTTTTTGCCCGTTCGGCCAGCCCGGTGATTTGCCGGGCGATCAGCGAAACGAAAATAGCTATGCAGTCGTTTTTAATTCAGAACCAGCGGAAGCGCCTGTCGAGATTTTAGGACATCCGACGTTTACTGCGGAACTGTCCTCCGACAAACCGAATGCATTGTTGGCTGTGCGGTTAAATGATGTCGCTCCCGACGGTTCCTCCACTCGGGTCACATGGGGATTACTGAACTTGACCCATCGAAACAGTCATGAATTCCCGGTAGCTCTGGAACCCGGCAAAACCTATTCGATTACCGTTGAAATGAACGCCATCGGTCACAAGCTGGAAAAAGGGCATCGCTGGCAATTAGCCATCTCACCAACGTATTGGCCGCACGCATGGCCGTCACCAGAAGAGGCGACCCTTACGATCTATCCATCGGAGCACACTTTCCTTTCGTTGCCGGTCCGTGAACCGAAGGCGATCGACCTGGAATTGAAGCCTTTTCAACAGCCGGAAACGGCAGCCGTGCTGGAAAAGGACATTTTACGCGAAGCGAAACGGACACGTGTCATTTCCCATGATGTCGTTTCAAACGTCTGGACATTGGATGACTTTTCAGACGAAGGCGCCAGGAAATTACATGTCAATGGAATTGAATACGGCAGTACAAATCGCAATGTGTACACGATTGAAGAAGGCGACTCGCTTTCTGCAAAAGTGCAGTGTGATTGGACATTGACGGTTGGCCGGGATGACTGGCAAACGAGCCTTGAAACGTTGAGTATCATGACAGCAGATCAAAAGAACTTTTATCTAACCAATCAAGTGATTGCCTATGAAGGAGATGAAGAGGTTTTCAATCGCACGTGGAAAACGGAAGTTCCGAGGGACTTAGTCTAA